The Gemmatimonas phototrophica region ATTCTATGGAGTAGCGAACCGGCGTGCCGGCCGAATCGGCTTCCAGACGCAGCGCGGTACGCGTGTCACCCACCGCCGACTCGGACCGGACTTCCACGGTGGCCCCGTCGTTGGTCAGTACCTGTTGCATGGAAAACTGCTCACGCCCCACCCGCTGTCCGTTCACGCTGATGGTGAAGCTCCCCACATCGAGTCGAGCGGACTGCGCCGTGACCACCGGGAACGGAAGAGCGCCGAGGGCCACCACGGCCCCCAGTGCCAGACGCTGGGACGATAGAAATTTCCAAACCATCCCAGAAAGATAAGCGACTCCGGGCCCCCCTTCGCCTCCGGGAACCCCGTGGGGTATTGTGCGACGATGCCTTCTTCTTCCGTGCCTATTTCTGGAACGCCGACTGCTGGTCGGTGGCCCCTGCCGTGGATGGCTGGCGCCACGGTGGCGATCGTGGCGCTGGCCTACTGGCAGCAGGAGCCAGGGTGGGCGCGGTTGGGCGTGGCCGCGGGCGGGACGGTGTCCGCCGCCTGGTTTCTGGGGCGCGTCGGTCGTCCACGCACCTTCTCGTGGCTCACCGTGGTGGCCCTGACAGTGGCCTGTCTGCTGGGCGCGACCGACACCGCCACGTTGGTGTCGGTGCGAACCGATTGGGCGGCGTGGTCGGCGAATGAGCGTGAGGAGCGCGCTCGCCTGGTGGCCGCCAGTGTGAACGATGTGGCCTGGGCGTTGCGCAGCGCAGTGGAACTGGCCTCGACGGACAGCGGCCTGGTAGAGCGCGCTCGCCGCGGTCAGCCGCTGGGGATCGCGCCACCCCTGTCGCCGGATATTGAATCGGCGATGCTGGTGTTTGTGCGCGGCCGGCTGGTGGCCCGGGTGGGGCAGATGCACACGCCGGTCACCGTGGGAGGAGCGCCCGGGGTCGTCATCGTGGACGGGCCCTTCCACACCTCGCTGGTGGCGCGCAGTCGCTCCTTTGACTCGACGGTAGAGTTTGTCACCACCGCGCTGGTCACCTCCGCCCCGCCCGCCGATCGCTTCACGCGCACCCTGCTGCAAACGCTGCCAGGCAATGTGGATGTGGCCCACACGCGCATTCAACCGCCAGACAGTGTGCGGCTCGAGCAGGGTGAGACGGCCGTCCTCGTGCGGGATGGCGCCAAAACGCTGGCCCGCGTGCACGCGACGACGTACACCGAAGGGGAAACACGACTGGCGTTGCAGCAACGGGCGCGCACTCGTTCCAGTCTGGCACTGGCAGTGGCGCTGCTGTCGTTCCTGGTCGTCACCTGGCGCCGGCCCGCCGGAACGATGCAGCGCGTGGTGGCCACCATGGCGGTCCTGCTCGCCGTCGCCATGGCTCCGCTTTCCGGTCTGTCGAACGTCTCCAGCCTGTTCGATCCGCGCAGCTACTTCGCCCCCATGGCGGGGCCGTTGTCCTCCACCATTGTGGCGTTACTGGTCACGTCCGCGCTGGCGCTGTCGGTGTTGTTGTTTGCTCTCCGCGCGACGCTGCAGCGCCCCTCGCGCCCGGTCGCCATCGGACTGGTCGTGGCAGCGGCGGCGGGTGGTCCCTTTCTCCTGCGTGATCTCGCGCGTGGCATCACGTTGCCGCCCACCGGGGCCGGATTCCCGTTGTGGGTGGCATGGCAGCTGGCTTTGGCGCTGGTGGGGGTCACCGTGCTGCTGGCGGCCGCCGCCGCTGGCCAGAATGCCCTCGCCAGCAGACGCGGCGTCCCGCCGGCGGTGTCCATCCTGATCGCGCTGGCCAGTGGCGTCCTCGCACCAATGCTCTGGGACGCCCCCGGCGCGTGGCCGAGCTGGTATCCACTGCTGTGGGTGGCGGCCATTGGCAGTCTCGCACTCACGCGACGCGGGCTCGCCCAGGTGGCGGCGGCCGCCATCGTGGCCGGCACTGGCGCGGCGACCCTCACGTGGGGCGCCACCGTACGCGCCCGCACCGCGCTCGCGCAGCACGATATTCAACGCATCGGTGAAAGCGACCTCGATGCGCAACGATTGCTGGAGCGTTTTGCCATCAGTCTGCGCGATGAAGTGCGCCCAGTGCAATCGAGTGAGGTGCTGCTGCGCCGGTACGCCGCCAGTGAACTGGCCCGCGCCGGGTACGCGGCACGGTTGGCGCGGTGGAGCCCGGCGTCGCTCGACGATCCGGTGTCGGTGCTGGAGCTGACACCCGTGTTGGACACGCTGTCGGCGCAGTCCTATCTCGCCATCCTCGCGCGCGAGAACGGCGCCGTGGAGATTCGCGAAACCCGTGATGGGCTTCGGCGCATGTTGCTGGCGGCCGTCCCCGCGCCGGACGGGACGGTGACCACCATTGCGTTGCCACCGCGCACCAGCCTGGAGCCGGTGGATCCCTTTTCGGCATTCACGGGCGTCACGGGAGCTCGTAGCACCGAGGCCCCGTACCGCCTGGCGCTCAGCCCACCAATGGCGGGGGACCGCGCGACCGCGACACTCACCTGGCACCGGCGGGGCGATGCCCTGCACGGCGATGGTGTAGCTGGTGAAGGCGCCGAGGTGAATCGGGTGCATGTGGAAGTGGATCTCGGTGGGCTGGGCGTGCTGCTCCCTCGTGGTGCGCTCCTCGTGATCCTCGATCTGATGGTGGTGCTGCTGCTCTGGTCGGCAACCGCCTTGGCCGACGGGGCCCTCACACGATTGGTCGCCGTGCGACGCGCGCGGTGGTCCCGGTCATATCGCGTCCGATTGAGCGGTGCGCTGTTGGGCTTCTTCATTGCACCCGCCGCCATCTTTGCCCTCTGGGCGTGGTATCGGCTGCAGGACGATGATCGCTCGGCCCGGGAACTGCTGGTGCGCGAAACGTTGCGGGTGGCGTCGGCCGAAGAAGAACGGCGTGCGTTGGGTTCCGCACCATCGAGTACCGGTGCGCCACTCTTTTTGTATCGCAACGGACTGCTGGTTCAGGCGAGTGACCCGCTGCTCGACGCGTTGGCGCCGTTGGGACGCATTCTGCCAGTCACACTGCCCGCCGATGACTTCGGCAACGAAGAAGTCTTTACCACTCGGCGATTGACCACTGGTCCCACTCGGGCGCTCGTGGGTTTCCGGCAACTGCTGCGCACAGCGAGTGCGGATTCGCTGACGCCCGCCAGTGTGGTGTTGGCCACACCGGCGCGCGGAGACGAGTTCGCCCTGGATGACCGACGGGAAGATCTTGGCGTGCTGGTGCTCTTTGCCACCATGCTCGGCGCGTTGGCCGCCGTCTGGTCGAGTGGCGTTGCGGCGCGCGCACTGGCCCGACCCGTGGGCGCCTTGCGCGAAGCGGCGCTGGATATTGCCGCCGGGCGCAGTGCGCCCACACTGGGGACCGCGCCCGCCGTGGAGTTTGCCCCGGTGTATCGCGCCTTCTCGCGCATGGCGGATGACCTCCAGACCAGTCGGGCCGCCCTGCAAGCCGCACAGCGTCGCACAGA contains the following coding sequences:
- a CDS encoding ATP-binding protein, coding for MPSSSVPISGTPTAGRWPLPWMAGATVAIVALAYWQQEPGWARLGVAAGGTVSAAWFLGRVGRPRTFSWLTVVALTVACLLGATDTATLVSVRTDWAAWSANEREERARLVAASVNDVAWALRSAVELASTDSGLVERARRGQPLGIAPPLSPDIESAMLVFVRGRLVARVGQMHTPVTVGGAPGVVIVDGPFHTSLVARSRSFDSTVEFVTTALVTSAPPADRFTRTLLQTLPGNVDVAHTRIQPPDSVRLEQGETAVLVRDGAKTLARVHATTYTEGETRLALQQRARTRSSLALAVALLSFLVVTWRRPAGTMQRVVATMAVLLAVAMAPLSGLSNVSSLFDPRSYFAPMAGPLSSTIVALLVTSALALSVLLFALRATLQRPSRPVAIGLVVAAAAGGPFLLRDLARGITLPPTGAGFPLWVAWQLALALVGVTVLLAAAAAGQNALASRRGVPPAVSILIALASGVLAPMLWDAPGAWPSWYPLLWVAAIGSLALTRRGLAQVAAAAIVAGTGAATLTWGATVRARTALAQHDIQRIGESDLDAQRLLERFAISLRDEVRPVQSSEVLLRRYAASELARAGYAARLARWSPASLDDPVSVLELTPVLDTLSAQSYLAILARENGAVEIRETRDGLRRMLLAAVPAPDGTVTTIALPPRTSLEPVDPFSAFTGVTGARSTEAPYRLALSPPMAGDRATATLTWHRRGDALHGDGVAGEGAEVNRVHVEVDLGGLGVLLPRGALLVILDLMVVLLLWSATALADGALTRLVAVRRARWSRSYRVRLSGALLGFFIAPAAIFALWAWYRLQDDDRSARELLVRETLRVASAEEERRALGSAPSSTGAPLFLYRNGLLVQASDPLLDALAPLGRILPVTLPADDFGNEEVFTTRRLTTGPTRALVGFRQLLRTASADSLTPASVVLATPARGDEFALDDRREDLGVLVLFATMLGALAAVWSSGVAARALARPVGALREAALDIAAGRSAPTLGTAPAVEFAPVYRAFSRMADDLQTSRAALQAAQRRTDAVLQHVASGVIAMLREGDIILANPRAEALLGSAVRQRGASLATLPPLLAPLAAYCSAFLETDRDEEAFALTVSGRQLQARLTRLPTGAVLTVDDITELASAQRVLAWGEMARQVAHEIKNPLTPIRLGVQHLRRAYRDGRGDFAQILDRNVSRVLEEIDHLDEIARAFSKYGTAPSERAPAVPVDLAAVVRDVVALEKLGDHAEHEPRVQWDVLIPEGEPLVAMAQRDELREVLINVLENARLAQATLVRVHAESTASQITLNVVDNGSGIAPEVLPHVFEPHFSTRTSGSGLGLAISRRLIEGWGGTIGVTSSAGEGTTVHLVFSRAPGVLEEASEHVGR